A genomic stretch from Plasmodium malariae genome assembly, contig: PmUG01_00_24, whole genome shotgun sequence includes:
- the PmUG01_00045500 gene encoding PIR protein encodes MESGVIVENDNSVELFLRYKEDFDNAIKDFYDQTTELNPGRKCATVFGNVPNFTTACQEIGVFLMKIQNKSYSERIRCCKYLNYKINSEEKYKLSSWFDEYNKFSSELGHICEQKLEVIKPDILNNLKKLYSYYDAFHKYDGTNGISNGDYCNKIQECYNFYIEHYDKCQKNKEDAFCEELSNFKKAYDNKMLKVAPCSGLPYILPPTQVDYIFVASLTTSVALLTLFTLFFLYKFTPLKSWLHSGLKRKTIIELEEETTNFLQNIQEEVSRIHGESFHNISYQPKGDI; translated from the exons ATGGAATCTGGAGTTATAGTAGAAAac gaTAATTCCGTGGAATTATTTCTTAGATACAAAGAGGATTTTGATAATGCTATTAAAGATTTTTATGATCAAACTACTGAACTAAATCCTGGCAGAAAATGTGCTACAGTGTTTGGGAATGTTCCTAACTTTACAACAGCTTGTCAAGAAATTGGCGtgtttttaatgaaaatacagAATAAATCTTATTCTGAAAGAATAAGATGTTGTAAATACTTAAATTACAAGATAAATagtgaagaaaaatataagttatCTAGTTGGTttgatgaatataataaattttcttccGAACTTGGTCATATATGTGAGCAAAAATTAGAAGTAATTAAACctgatattttaaataatcttAAAAAACTATATAGTTATTATGATGCTTTTCACAAATATGATGGCACAAATGGCATATCTAATGGCGATTACTGTAATAAAATTCAAGAATGTTACAACTTTTATATTGAACATTATGACAAAtgtcaaaaaaataaggaagaTGCCTTTTGTGAGGAGTTATCCAATTTCAAGAAAgcatatgataataaaatgcTCAAGGTAGCACCTTGTTCTGGTTTACCATATATTTTACCACCTACACAAGtagattatatatttgttgcTAGTTTAACAACATCTGTAGCATTACTAACATTAttcactttattttttttatataag ttTACTCCACTGAAATCTTGGTTACATAGTggtttaaaaagaaaaacaataattGAACTTGAAGAAGAAACAACAAATTTCTTACAAAACATACAAGAAGAAGTTAGTAGAATTCATGGAGAaagttttcataatataagtTATCAGCCTAAAGgagatatataa